The following coding sequences are from one Lolium rigidum isolate FL_2022 chromosome 6, APGP_CSIRO_Lrig_0.1, whole genome shotgun sequence window:
- the LOC124661797 gene encoding uncharacterized protein LOC124661797, with amino-acid sequence MVVVPDGGGNEKKPDGEIHEEAAGGPGNINVKDHIALYFSSPKANGHAFEHLQETSYRFTPYEPPPSNPQLSSSPSSSSREMMLGNQRNGSSGSFRSSRRSSRRFAIPLVKKIDWGSLWGKSKVWIRNPVNMALFVWIVAVGVSGAILFMVMTGMLNRVLDKSQKDTWFEVNNQILNALFTLMCLYNHPRRFYHLALLCRWRAADMLALREMYCKDGTVKPNERKHMMVVVLLLHLNCFAQYALCGLNLGLPRSRRPAVGVGLTISVAICAPAVAGLYNNLSPLGKDYEAQAADEESGSLQLERKTIEKRYSFAMQSVIFEQEGVAASSAEHNPMWKGGVLDLWDDISLAYLSMFCSCCVFGWNASRLGFGNMYVHIVTFILFCLAPFFIFNLAAINIDNEAARAALGIGGALLCVLGLLYGGFWRIQMRRRFRLPANHFCCGKPDVTDYFQWLCCCPCSLAQEVRTADAYQIVQEDRMHHHRRGDNDSTSQVQMPSHGDDVQQQQQPMRFAGVLVPNGATNTSTNTIPPSVPVVIHK; translated from the coding sequence ATGGTGGTGGTTCCAGATGGTGGTGGTAATGAGAAGAAACCTGATGGCGAGATACACGAAGAAGCCGCAGGAGGACCCGGGAACATCAACGTGAAGGATCACATAGCCCTCTACTTCAGCTCACCCAAAGCAAATGGACACGCCTTCGAGCACCTGCAGGAGACGTCCTACCGGTTCACGCCATACGAGCCGCCGCCCTCCAACCCGCAACTATCAAGCTCCCCTTCTTCCTCGTCCAGGGAGATGATGCTCGGCAACCAACGAAACGGCTCTTCAGGATCCTTCCGCTCGTCTCGACGGTCCTCGAGGCGCTTCGCGATACCTCTGGTGAAGAAGATTGACTGGGGATCCCTGTGGGGCAAGTCCAAGGTGTGGATCAGGAACCCGGTGAACATGGCCCTCTTCGTGTGGATTGTTGCTGTTGGAGTTTCAGGCGCCATCCTCTTCATGGTCATGACAGGGATGCTGAACCGCGTTCTGGACAAGTCCCAAAAGGACACCTGGTTCGAGGTCAACAACCAGATACTGAACGCGCTGTTTACCCTCATGTGCCTGTACAACCACCCGAGACGGTTCTACCACCTGGCCTTGCTCTGCCGGTGGCGAGCCGCCGACATGCTCGCGCTCCGAGAGATGTACTGCAAGGATGGGACCGTAAAGCCCAACGAGAGGAAGCACATGATGGTGGTGGTTTTGCTGCTTCATCTCAACTGCTTTGCCCAGTACGCTCTATGTGGCTTAAATCTTGGCTTGCCAAGGAGCAGGCGGCCGGCGGTGGGTGTCGGGCTGACAATCTCGGTGGCAATATGTGCACCGGCGGTCGCTGGCTTGTACAACAACCTCAGCCCCCTTGGGAAAGACTATGAGGCACAGGCCGCCGACGAGGAGTCGGGTTCGCTGCAGCTCGAAAGAAAGACCATCGAGAAGAGGTACTCCTTTGCCATGCAGAGTGTCATCTTCGAGCAGGAAGGTGTGGCGGCGTCATCGGCGGAACATAACCCGATGTGGAAGGGCGGCGTGCTCGACCTGTGGGACGACATCTCCCTCGCCTACCTCTCCATGTTCTGCAGCTGCTGCGTGTTCGGGTGGAACGCCAGCCGGCTCGGGTTCGGCAACATGTACGTGCACATCGTGACCTTCATCCTCTTCTGCCTGGCGcccttcttcatcttcaacctcgcgGCGATCAACATCGACAACGAAGCGGCAAGGGCCGCGCTCGGTATCGGCGGCGCCCTACTCTGCGTTCTCGGCCTGCTCTACGGCGGGTTCTGGAGGATCCAGATGCGCAGGAGGTTCAGGCTCCCCGCCAACCACTTTTGCTGCGGCAAGCCGGACGTGACTGACTATTTCCAGTGGCTCTGCTGCTGCCCCTGCTCTCTTGCTCAGGAGGTCAGGACGGCCGATGCCTACCAGATTGTGCAGGAAGATAGGATGCATCACCATCGTCGCGGAGACAATGATTCCACCTCCCAGGTCCAGATGCCTAGCCACGGTGATGAtgtgcagcagcagcaacagccaaTGAGGTTTGCAGGTGTCCTCGTACCAAATGGGGCCACTAATACCAGTACCAACACAATACCACCTTCTGTACCTGTAGTTATACATAAATAG
- the LOC124662205 gene encoding pentatricopeptide repeat-containing protein At3g16610-like: protein MRLRLPATKLKPAAAFLHHPPPPPTAARLLSAVAPPSDDACLLQQQQQQLDDHIARGNLSHARHLFDQIPHPDVRAYNALIRAYSWRGPALAADALVLYRAMLHDGVPPDKYTFPFVLKACSALLNLRAGRAIHRHAARAGLHADLFVSTALIDLYMKCAFFRHAATVFDHMPARDAVAWNAMLAGYALHGMHRHALDYLLRMQDHRLRPNASTLVSLLPLLAQQRALSQGKSVHAYSVRARLHDKDGVIVGTALLDMYAKCGHLHYASRVFEAMADKNDVTWSALIGGFVLCNRMLEAFRLFKDMLAQGLCFLSPTSVASALRACANLADLRIGKQLHVLLAKSGLHSDLTVGNSLLSMYAKAGLTDEATALFDEMVGKDTVSYSALISGYVQNGMADEAFLVFRKMQACSVEPDVATMVSLIPACSHLAALQHGKCSHGSVVVRGIAPETSICNALIDMYAKCGRIDLSRQIFDVMPARDIVSWNTMIAGYGIHGLGKEATALFLDMKNRACEPDDVTFICLISACSHSGLVTEGKRWFHMMEQKYGITPRMEHYIGMVDLLARGGFLDEAYQFIQSMPLKADVRVWGALLGACRVHKNIDLGKQVAKMIQKLGPEGTGNFVLLSNIFSAAGRFDEAAEVRILQKEKGFKKSPGCSWIEINGSLHAFIGGDRSHPQSPQIYQELDSILVDINKLGYQADTSFVLQDLEDEEKEKALLYHSEKLAIAFGILTLGEDKTIFVTKNLRVCGDCHTVIKYMTLVRKRAIIVRDANRFHHFKNGQCSCGDFW from the coding sequence ATGCGGCTCCGACTTCCCGCCACCAAATTGAAACCGGCCGCCGCATTTCTACACCACCCGCCACCTCCTCCGaccgccgcccgcctcctctcCGCCGTCGCGCCTCCCTCCGACGACGCATGCCttctccagcagcagcagcagcagctcgacGACCACATCGCCCGGGGCAACCTCTCCCACGCCCGCCACCTGTTCGACCAAATCCCCCACCCGGACGTGCGCGCCTACAACGCGCTCATCCGGGCCTACTCCTGGCGTGGGCCCGCCCTCGCCGCCGACGCGCTCGTCCTCTACCGCGCCATGCTCCACGACGGCGTCCCGCCCGACAAGTACACCTTCCCCTTCGTCCTCAAGGCCTGCTCCGCGCTCCTCAACCTCCGCGCCGGCCGCGCCATCCACCGCCACGCCGCCCGCGCGGGGCTCCACGCCGACCTCTTCGTCTCCACCGCCCTCATCGACCTCTACATGAAGTGCGCCTTCTTCCGCCACGCCGCCACCGTCTTCGACCACATGCCCGCCAGGGACGCCGTCGCCTGGAACGCCATGCTCGCCGGGTACGCGCTACACGGCATGCACCGCCATGCGCTCGACTACCTCCTTCGCATGCAGGACCACCGCCTCAGGCCCAACGCCTCCACCCTCGTCTCGCTCCTCCCTCTGCTCGCCCAGCAGAGGGCGCTCTCCCAGGGGAAGTCAGTGCACGCCTACAGCGTCCGTGCCCGTCTCCACGACAAGGACGGGGTCATCGTCGGCACCGCCCTGCTGGACATGTACGCAAAGTGCGGGCACTTGCATTATGCCAGCAGGGTCTTCGAGGCCATGGCCGATAAGAACGACGTCACCTGGAGCGCGCTGATCGGCGGCTTTGTGCTCTGCAACCGGATGCTGGAAGCCTTCCGTCTGTTCAAGGACATGCTGGCCCAAGGACTGTGTTTTCTTTCTCCAACCTCTGTCGCCAGCGCTCTTCGAGCCTGCGCCAACCTGGCCGACCTCCGTATTGGTAAGCAGCTGCACGTCCTGCTTGCTAAATCTGGGCTTCACTCTGACCTGACCGTGGGGAACTCGCTCCTCTCCATGTACGCCAAGGCTGGGTTGACCGACGAGGCTACAGCGCTTTTCGATGAGATGGTCGGCAAGGACACGGTTTCTTACAGCGCGCTTATATCAGGGTATGTGCAGAACGGCATGGCAGACGAAGCCTTTCTCGTCTTCAGGAAGATGCAAGCCTGCAGTGTCGAGCCGGATGTTGCCACAATGGTGTCCCTCATCCCAGCCTGTTCGCACCTGGCAGCTTTGCAGCATGGGAAGTGCAGCCATGGTTCTGTCGTAGTCCGTGGAATTGCACCTGAAACCTCTATATGCAATGCCTTGATAGATATGTATGCAAAGTGTGGAAGGATTGATCTCTCCAGGCAGATTTTTGATGTGATGCCGGCTCGGGATATTGTGTCCTGGAATACAATGATCGCGGGATACGGAATCCATGGACTCGGGAAAGAAGCCACTGCATTGTTCTTAGACATGAAGAATCGAGCTTGTGAACCAGACGATGTCACCTTCATCTGCCTGATTTCGGCGTGCAGCCACTCTGGGCTTGTGACTGAAGGGAAACGCTGGTTTCACATGATGGAACAGAAGTATGGTATAACTCCAAGGATGGAGCACTATATCGGCATGGTTGATCTTTTGGCCAGAGGGGGTTTCCTTGACGAAGCTTATCAGTTTATCCAGAGCATGCCACTGAAAGCAGATGTTCGTGTATGGGGTGCCTTGCTTGGTGCCTGTCGGGTTCATAAGAACATTGACTTAGGAAAGCAAGTGGCTAAGATGATCCAGAAACTAGGACCCGAGGGGACTGGCAACTTTGTTTTGCTGTCCAACATATTCAGCGCTGCTGGTAGATTCGATGAGGCGGCAGAAGTTCGAATATTACAGAAGGAGAAGGGTTTTAAGAAGAGTCCTGGCTGCAGTTGGATCGAGATAAATGGCTCTCTACATGCATTTATTGGTGGAGACAGATCTCATCCACAATCACCTCAGATATATCAAGAGCTGGATAGCATCCTCGTAGATATTAATAAACTGGGTTACCAGGCTGATAccagttttgttttgcaagatcttGAGGACGAGGAAAAGGAAAAGGCACTTCTTTACCACAGCGAAAAGTTAGCAATAGCTTTTGGCATCCTCACTCTTGGTGAAGATAAGACCATTTTTGTTACAAAGAATCTCCGTGTTTGTGGAGATTGCCATACTGTTATCAAGTACATGACCTTAGTCAGGAAAAGGGCTATAATTGTCAGAGATGCCAATAGATTTCACCATTTCAAGAATGGACAATGCAGTTGTGGAGATTTCTGGTGA